Proteins co-encoded in one Capsicum annuum cultivar UCD-10X-F1 chromosome 9, UCD10Xv1.1, whole genome shotgun sequence genomic window:
- the LOC107841766 gene encoding protein kinase PINOID 2: protein MPTTNLYDSDKDSTTSSSLTMPSTITTTTTNISSFSSCRSSVSFSTELTNFSNSQKKPHKSNQLEWELIKRIRVESGQVKLEHFRLLRRVGGGDIGSVYLCEVRNPVVGLPQCFYAMKVVDREAVEIRKKLQRAEMEKEILGIIDHPFLPTLYAQFEAKHYSCLVMEYCPGGDLHALRQRQPGKRFSISSTKFYAAEILLALEYLHMMGIVYRDLKPENVLVRSDGHIMLSDFDLSFKCDEVVPTLIKSKTKSIARTPRNSYCAMPIQPVLSCFSSHKTQQEQEFQERSQEMVAEPINARSKSFVGTHEYLAPEVISGQGHGSAVDWWTLGVFLYELIFGTSPFKGENNEKTLVNILKKPLTFPRIAITSNKEYDEMVKVQDLICRLLVKNPKKRIGSLKGSVEIKKHEFFKGVNWALIRSIKPPQVPSDLVKLRGVRGASVVPKLSKKQREEPYQIPQYFDYF from the exons ATGCCCACCACAAATCTCTATGACTCAGACAAAGACAGTACAACTTCTTCTTCACTAACAATGCCttctactattactactactactactaatatcAGTAGTTTTAGTAGTTGTCGAAGCTCAGTTTCATTCTCAACAGAATTAACAAATTTCTCCAATTCACAGAAGAAGCCCCACAAATCGAATCAACTCGAATGGGAACTCATAAAACGGATCCGGGTCGAATCGGGTCAAGTTAAACTTGAGCATTTTAGGTTGTTGAGAAGAGTTGGTGGTGGAGATATTGGAAGTGTTTACTTATGTGAAGTTAGGAATCCTGTTGTTGGTTTGCCTCAGTGTTTTTATGCCATGAAG GTTGTGGACAGAGAGGCAGTAGAAATAAGAAAGAAACTACAAAGGGCAGAAATGGAGAAGGAAATATTAGGGATAATTGATCATCCATTTTTACCAACATTATATGCGCAATTTGAAGCTAAacattattcatgtttagttatgGAGTATTGTCCTGGCGGTGATTTGCATGCCCTCCGCCAACGCCAGCCCGGAAAACGCTTCAGTATTTCCTCTACTAA gtTTTATGCTGCAGAAATACTTTTGGCATTAGAATATCTCCACATGATGGGAATTGTATACAGGGATTTAAAGCCAGAAAATGTTCTTGTAAGATCAGATGGTCACATTATGCTATCAGATTTTGATCTCTCGTTCAAGTGTGATGAAGTTGTTCCAACACTTATAAAGTCGAAAACCAAATCCATTGCCAGAACACCAAGAAACTCTTATTGTGCAATGCCAATTCAACCAGTGTTATCCTGTTTCTCATCACACAAGACACAACAGGAGCAAGAATTCCAAGAACGGAGTCAAGAAATGGTTGCTGAACCTATAAATGCGCGATCAAAATCATTCGTTGGGACACATGAATACTTAGCCCCTGAGGTCATTTCAGGTCAAGGTCATGGAAGTGCAGTAGATTGGTGGACACTAGGTGTATTCCTATACGAACTCATTTTTGGTACCAGTCCTTTTAAAGGAGAGAACAATGAGAAAACGCTCGTCAACATACTGAAGAAGCCACTCACATTCCCAAGAATCGCGATAACTAGCAACAAAGAGTACGATGAAATGGTAAAGGTTCAAGATTTGATATGTAGATTACTTGTGAAGAATCCCAAGAAGAGAATTGGGAGTTTAAAAGGTTCAGTTGAAATAAAGAAACATGAGTTCTTTAAAGGTGTAAATTGGGCTTTGATTAGGTCAATTAAACCACCACAAGTACCAAGTGATTTGGTGAAACTGAGAGGTGTTAGAGGTGCTAGTGTTGTTCCTAAGTTGAGTAAGAAACAAAGAGAAGAACCTTATCAAATACCTCAGTATTTTGATTACTTCTAA